From a region of the Aeoliella mucimassa genome:
- a CDS encoding division/cell wall cluster transcriptional repressor MraZ, whose product MPSVEGLLLGEVTRSLDDRFRLSLPGEMVSGLTSDDESVDRCLLAKERRGCLSLWNLAKWQKHLDNGIALVRSKIEAGKLDGRVAEVQQLGRLLSTRHREVPLAGRGRLVIPEGFREFLGVEPGGTVVLVGAAVCVEIWHPDHWAGTIGDEMPTFRELFDQLSS is encoded by the coding sequence ATGCCGTCGGTCGAAGGTCTATTACTCGGGGAAGTCACTCGTTCGCTGGACGATCGTTTTCGATTGTCGCTGCCCGGCGAGATGGTAAGTGGCCTAACCTCCGACGACGAATCGGTCGACCGTTGTCTGCTCGCCAAAGAACGCCGGGGCTGTTTAAGTCTGTGGAACTTAGCGAAGTGGCAGAAACACCTCGACAATGGCATTGCCTTGGTCCGAAGCAAGATTGAAGCCGGCAAGCTAGACGGGCGTGTTGCCGAAGTGCAGCAGCTTGGCCGATTGCTCTCCACCCGACATCGCGAGGTGCCGTTGGCGGGACGCGGTCGACTGGTGATTCCTGAAGGCTTTCGCGAGTTCCTGGGAGTCGAACCTGGAGGAACCGTGGTGCTGGTAGGAGCGGCCGTGTGTGTCGAGATCTGGCATCCCGACCACTGGGCTGGCACGATCGGCGACGAGATGCCTACCTTCCGCGAACTGTTTGACCAACTATCGAGTTAA